One region of Oryzias latipes chromosome 6, ASM223467v1 genomic DNA includes:
- the LOC101156570 gene encoding monoacylglycerol lipase ABHD2-B, whose translation MTTLEGSEVHSYGPDLPAVFDGMKLAAVAAVLYVIVRCLNLNSPTAPPQTTYQDTLLSRYVLKSCPTLTREYIPPLLWGKSGHLQTALYGKMGRVNTPTPCGVRKFIPMQDGATATFDLFEPVKSHSTEDDITMVICPGIGNHSEQNYVRTFVDYSQRNGYRCAVLNHLGALPNVELTSPRMFTYGCTWEFGAMVGHIRRSFPQTQLVVVGFSLGGNIVCKFLGENQSNQDGVLCCISICQGYSALRAQETFLQWDQCRRLYNFVLADKMKKLILSHRRSFLSMASSRIDAADVNRLLTATSLLQIDDTIMRKFHSHSSLREYYEKESCVHYIHKVHVPLLLINSMDDPLVHHSLLAIPHTLAEKLPNVIFALTQHGGHMGFFEGAVLFPEPLSWLDKVIVEYSDSICHWRKNSCSNRTAPTST comes from the exons ATGACCACCCTGGAGGGCAGTGAGGTGCACAGCTATGGCCCTGATCTGCCTGCTGTCTTTGATGGCATGAAGCTTGCGGCAGTGGCCGCCGTCCTCTATGTTATTGTCCGCTGTTTGAACCTGAATAGTCCGACTGCACCACCGCAGACGACCTACCAGGACACACTGCTCAGCCGCTATGTCCTAAAGTCCTGCCCAACACTGACCAGAGA GTACATTCCTCCCTTGCTGTGGGGGAAGAGCGGTCATCTCCAGACAGCTCTGTACGGCAAAATGGGGCGTGTGAACACCCCAACACCCTGTGGCGTTCGCAAGTTCATCCCAATGCAGGATGGAGCCACAGCAACCTTTGACCTGTTTGAACCTGTCAAAAGCCATAGCACAGAAG ACGACATTACCATGGTAATCTGCCCCGGGATTGGTAACCATAGCGAGCAGAACTACGTCCGGACCTTTGTGGATTACTCCCAGAGGAACGGTTACCGCTGCGCTGTCCTCAATCACCTGGGAGCCCTGCCTAATGTGGAGCTCACCTCGCCCCGCATGTTCACCTAcg GATGCACGTGGGAGTTTGGGGCCATGGTGGGCCACATCAGACGCTCCTTTCCGCAGACACAGCTTGTTGTTGTGGGCTTCAGTCTTGGAGGAAACATCGTCTGTAAGTTCCTGGGAGAAAACCAATCCAATCAGGATGGAGTGCTGTGCTGCATCAGCATCTGCCAAGGATACAGCGCCCTCAG GGCCCAGGAAACTTTCCTTCAGTGGGACCAGTGTCGCAGGCTTTACAACTTTGTGCTGGCAGACAAAATGAAGAAGCTCATCCTTTCTCACAG GCGGAGTTTCTTGAGCATGGCGTCCAGCAGAATCGACGCCGCAGACGTGAACAGACTGCTTACAGCCACGTCTCTCCTGCAAATTGATGACACCATCATGAG GAAATTCCACAGCCACAGCTCTTTAAGGGAATACTATGAGAAGGAGAGCTGTGTGCACTACATCCACAAG GTCCACGTTCCACTCCTTCTGATAAACTCCATGGATGATCCACTGGTTCACCACTCACTTCTGGCTATTCCACACACACTTGCAG AGAAGTTGCCCAACGTGATTTTCGCCCTGACGCAGCACGGAGGCCACATGGGTTTTTTTGAAGGAGCCGTCCTCTTCCCAGAGCCTCTGTCTTGGTTGGACAAGGTCATAGTGGAGTATTCAGACTCTATCTGCCACTGGAGAAAGAACAGCTGCTCTAACAGAACAGCCCCCACCAGTACATGA